Within Deinococcus budaensis, the genomic segment TCGCGGCAGGCCAGTTGATCGCGGCCGTCGAAGCGGCGGAACTTCAGGCACTCGCTGGGGAAGACGCCGGGCGTGTGGTGAAGGGCCTTCCAGCGCCCGCCCGTGCGGCGCAGCAGGGTGGTGCCGTCGCAGGCGTCGCTCTCGGCGGAGCAGAGGGTCAGCAGCACTTCCTGGGCGCCAGGGCGGGTGAAACTGCCGTAGGCGACGTTGACGGGAACGCGGCGGTTGGCGGCCGGAACCCCCGCACCGTTCTGGCCGATGGGCAAAAACTCTACCTGGCAGTCCGGGCGGCCCTCGCAGGAGGCGGTCAGGAACACGCGGGCCTCGTGGGCATTCGCCGGGCGGGTGTCGGACTTCACGGGCGCTCCCCAGGTCGGGGCGTCCCAGGCGGGGAGGCTCAGGGAAGTGAGGGTCAGCAGAGTGGTCAGCATGTCTCAGCGTAGGCGGGCGCGGTGACGGGCCGCTTATGCCCGCTCGGCCACGCACCCCGCCCACGCCGCCTCGTACTCGGCCCGGTCCAGCCCCCGCCCGATGAAGACGAGTTCGGACGCCCCCGGCTCCCCCTCCCAGGCGTCGGCGGTGAAGAGGTCGCGCACGGCCTGAAAGAGGACCGGGTGGGGATAGCCGTGGAGCGAGAGCCTCCTCTTGACCCGCAGCACCTCGGCGGGGCGCGTGAGGATATGCCCCGTCATGAAGCGCTGCCAACGGTAGGGGTCCAGCGGCGTGTCCGAGCGCAGGCTGAAGGAGGTCAGGCCGGGCGTATGCCGCACGGGTTCGGCTCCCTCCAGCACACGCGGGTCGAAGTCGTCGCGGGCGAGCAGGGCGCCTGCGTCCACCTGTCCGCGCTCTACCCGCACCATGCGGGCGAGGGGATTGACGCCGCGCAATACGTCCTCGGCGTGACCCAGCCGCACGGGATCGGCGAGGTCGGTCTTGTTCAGGACGATCACGTTCGCGTAGGCGAGCTGCCGCGCCGCTTCCGGGTGCTCGCGCAGGGTCTGGAGGACGTGCCGGGCGTCCACCACCGCGACCAGCGTGGTCACCCGGAAGGCGGCCCGCACCGAGCGTTCCAGCAGGGTGGTCAGCACGGGCGTGGGGTCGGCCACCCCGCTCAGCTCGACGAGCACGGCGTCGGGCTTCTGCTCCCTCATCGAGGTGGTCACCAGCGCCCGCAGCAGGTCATCCCGCCCCGTGCAGCACAGGCACCCGGCGGTCAGCTCGGTCACGTCATCCTGAAGGCGCTCGATCAGGCTGCCGTCCACGCCCGCCTGCCCGAACTCGTTCACGATCACGCCGAGGCGGTGGGGCAGCGAGCGAATCAGGTGGTTGACCAGCGTGGTCTTGCCCGCCCCCAGAAAGCCGCCGATCACGAGGACAGGAATGCGGTCATCGGGGCGGGCGCCAGACGGGGTCATGGGGGGAGGATAGGACACCCCCACCCTCCCCCACCGGGGGCACCGTCTCTGTGGGACGGCTGTCAGATGGCCCTGTCTAGGGTGATCACAGCCTGATCACACCTGGCTCTCCCCGGCGTTCCTCACGTCCGGCGGTCGGTGGGCGGCGCGGCGCCGGTCTGGCGGCGGGGAGGGACCATGCACGCAGAACCAGGGACCGCCGATGCGCACCGCCGGGGCCGGGCGCGGGGAGGGGCGGAGACGGGGCAGCCCGCCGCTCCCCCGACCGGCGACTTTTCCATCTTCACGCCGGGGTACGTCCGGTCGCTGGACCGGGCCTTTCGGCGCATCTTTCCCGCCATGGGCGTGGCCGAACTGCTGCGGGCCGCGCTGGAATGGCAGGCCCACCCGCTGGACGCCTGGCTCAATGCGGCCTTTGGGGCGGTGTTCCTGGCGGGTGCCCTGGGGCTGAGGCTGCACCGCTCCGCGCTGACGGTGATTCGGGGGGCCTTCCTGCTGGCCTGCGCGGTCGCGCTGAGCTTCTACGTCCTCTCCTACGCGCTGCTGCCGCCCGGGCTGGCCGCTGCCGAGACGGGGTACGTCCTCGCCGGGCACTACATGTACCTGCTGTACGTGCTGATGCTGCTGTGCTGGCTGCTCTTTCCGCCCCCCTGGGCCTCGCGCGTGGCGCTGACCCTCTTGCTCGCCAGCCTGCTGCTGGGGCTGCTCGCCAGCGGGCTGGCCCTCTCGGAAGGCCGCGCGACCCTGACCGGCGTGCTGAATTACGGGCTGCACCACGCCCTCGTCGGCGGAAGCTTGTACGTGCTCCTCGGCGTGTTCACGGCGGTGTACGCCCGGCAGGCCCGGCTGGAGCGCGACCGCGCCCGCCTGAGCCGCGACGCCCTGACCGATCCGCTGACCGGGCTGGCCAACCGCCGGGCCTTTGACGCCGCGCTGGAGCGCGAGGTGCAGGCCAGCCACGCTCCCGGCCGCCCCCTGAGTCTGGTCACGCTGGACGTGGACCATTTCAAGGCCGTCAACGACACCCACGGACACGATGCGGGCGACCGGGTGCTGATGGAGCTGGCCGCGCTCCTGCGGCAGCAGGTCCGCGCCAGCGACCTGCCCGCCCGCTGGGGCGGCGAGGAGTTCGCCTGGTTGCTGCCGGGCGCCCCGGCGGCGGCGGCCGTGCGCACGGCCGAGCGGCTGCGCGTGGCCGCCGGGTCCCACGACTTCGGCTGCGGGCGCCTGACGGTCAGCCTCGGCGCGGCCACCCTGCGCCCCGGCGAGTCGGGCGCGGAGCTGTTCGCGCGGGCCGATGGGGCGCTCTACCGCGCCAAGCAGTCGGGCCGCAACCGGGTCGAGGTGGGCTGACAGGGACGTGTTCGGGGGGAGGGTCAAAGCCCCGGCCTGCGCCGCGCCGCCGCCTGCCCCCCACCCCCGACCCCGCCACGCACGGCCCCGGCGTGACCCGCCGCCTCTACGGGCTGCTCACGCCCTACCGCCGCACGGTGGGGCTGGGATTGATGCTCCTCGTGGGCAGCGTGGCGGCCGAGCTGTACCCGCCGCTGGTCTGGATTCGGGTGGTGGACCAGGGGATTCCGGCGCGCGACTGGACCTTGATCGGGGGGCAGCTCGCCCTGCTCGTCGGGGTGTTCGGGCTGCAACAGCTCCTCTCGGCGTGGCGCGGGCTGCTGCTGGAGCGGGCGGGGCAGCAGCTCACGCTGGACCTGCGCCTGAGCGTGTACCGCAAGCTTCAGGGCCAGTCCGCGAGCTACTTCGAGGCGCAGCGCACCGGGGACCTGATCGCCCGCGTGACCGGGGACGTGGACGCCCTGCAGGACGTGCTGGTGCGCGGGACCGACGCGGTGCTGGCGAACGCCCTGCGGCTGATCGGCGTGGTCGCCATCTTCATCGCGCTGCAACCGCTCCTGGGGGTGCTGGTCACGCTGCCGATGCTCGCCGTCGCGCTGATGCTGCGGCGCTACGCCCGCACGGTGCGGCCCGCCTACCGCGCGGCGCGGACGCGGCTGGGGGACCTCACGGCGCTGATCGCAGACCGCCTCGCGGGGGTGCGGGTGGTGCAAGGCTCCGCGCGGGAGGGGACGGAGGAGCGCAAAGTGGCGGCGCTCGCGGGCGAGTTGTACGCCGAACAGGTCAAGGCGGTCGTCCTGCGCAACCGCGCCTTTCCGCTGGCCCGCTTCGTGGCGAACTTCGGCAACGTCTTGATGCTGGGGGGCGGCGCGTGGCTGATTCTGGCCGGGCAGTTCACGCTGGGCGGGCTGCTGGCCTACCGGGGCTACGGGCGCTACTTCTACGGCCCGATCGACGACCTCGTGAACATCGGGGACCTGCTGCAACGCGCCGAGGCGAGCGGGCGGCGGGTCTTCGAGGTGCTGGACGCGCCCGTGGCGGTGGCCGAATCGCCCGGTGCTCAGCCCCTCCCCGAACCCGCGCGGGGAGAAGTGCGCTTCGAGGGCGTGACCTTCGGCTACGACCCCGCCCGGCCGGTGCTGCGGGACGTGACGCTGACCCTTCCGGCCGGGCAGCGGGTGGCGGTGCTGGGGGCGTCGGGGGCGGGCAAAAGCACGATGCTCTCGCTGGTGCCGCGCGGGCATGATCCCCTGGAAGGCCGAGTGCTGCTGGACGGGGTGGACGTGCGCGACCTGACCCTGGCGAGCCTGCGCACCCACGCCGCCGCCATGCCGCAGGACACCTGCCTCTTTCACGACACGGTGCTGGAGAACGTGCGCTACGCCCGCCCCGACGCCAGCCCGCAGGAGGTCGAGGCCGCGCTGGAGGCCGCCTACGCCCTGGAGTTCGTGCGGGCGCTGCCGCAGGGCCTCGACACGCTGGTGGGCGAACGCGGGGTGAGGCTCAGCGGCGGCCAGCGCCAGCGCCTCGCCATCGCGCGGACGCTGCTGGCGCGGCCCACGGTCCTCCTGCTGGACGAGCCGACGAGCGCCGTGGACGCCGAGAGCGAAGCCGTCGTGGTGGCGGCCCTGGGGCGGTTGATGCGCGGGCGAACGGCCCTGATCGTGACCCACCGCCTCAGCCTCGCGCGGACCTCCGACCGGGTGCTGGTGCTTGACGGGGGGCGCATTGTGGAGGACGGCCCACCCGACGTGTTGCGGGCGCGGGGCGGCGCCTATGCCGCGCTGGAACGGGCCGCGCGGGGACTGGACGGCACGCTGCCCGGTGAGTGGCCGGACGACCTGTCGCTGCCTGCCGAACCCCTCCTGCGGCTTCCGTCCGATTCCTGAACCGTCGGTGCTCTCCCGGCGGTCGATCCGGCTCCCGACCTCCGTCCTCGTTCCTGCCCACTTAGCCCCGCAGCTCCACGGGGCCGCCCGGCTTTCCGGGCGCGGCCCACGCTGCAATCAGACTCCGGGCAACCAGCCTCCGGCTCAGCGCGGAGTGAGCGCCCCGATCATCCCGGTGGCGATCAGGGCCGCCGTCCCCAGCCCCAGCACGACGAACCACGCGGGCGCCCGGCCCCGGTGGGCAGCATTCGCCGCCGACCACGCGACCCGCAGGTTCACCAGCGCGAAGACCAGCAAAAAGGCGTCCAGCGCGTCCACGCTGCGCCCGCCTCCGATACTCCAGGGATACGACACGAAGAAGGTCAGCCCCGCCAGCGCGAGCGCGACCACGAGTTGGGGGGCGTAGGGAGGCACCGGGCGCTCCTCAGCCCAGCTCGTGATACTGGCCCCGGAAGTAGACCAGCGGATCGTCGTCGGTGTAGCGGGCGTACTCGACCAGCCCCAGGTAGAGGGTATGGTCGCCCGCCGGGATGACCTGCTGCTTGCGGCACACCAGTTGCGCCACGCTCCCGCCGATCAGCGGCAGGCCCTCGTGGGTGAACCACGGCACCGCCTCCTCCGGCCCGGGCCGCCCCGCAAAGTGGTCGCTGAGGTGGCGCTGCGCGAGGCTGAGCACGCTCACACCGAAGCGGGTCACGTCCTCCCGCCCCAGCAGCCCGTGCATCTGCGCGCGGTGGTCCACGCTCACCAGAATCAGGGGCGGCGTCAGGCTCACCGACACGAAGGCGCTGGCCGTCATGCCCCGGCGTTCCCCGCCGTCCTGCGCCGTGATGACCGTCACGCCGCTGGCAAAACGCCCCAGTGTCTGCCGGAACTCGTAAGGGGGAATGCCTTCGTGAACGGGGTCAGTCATGAGGGTGAGTGTAGCGGGGGAGGAAGGGGACAGCGTTGAGCAGGGGGCCACTCTGCAAACAGCGCGGGGACGGGAACGGCTGCGCCGTCCACCCCCCTCCCCAGCCCTCTGCTGACGCAGCTCTGCGAGTCCCCCACAAGGAGGGAGGGAGAAAAGCCGCAGGAACTGGAGCTTTCTGGAAAACGGGCACAGCAGACGCCGCACAGGTTGGAGCGAGCAGAGTCCGCACCGCCTTCCCCACGCCTCAATCGCGCAGCCCCCTGGGTGGCCGCAGCCAGGCCGCACCAAGATCAAACATTCCGGTCGAGGACGGCGCCCGACCAGCGCGGCTCATGTGCCCTTGCCGAGCGCAGTGCTCCGCTCCCCCTACCCCCCGGGGAGGGGGCTGGGGGGTGGGCGCCTTCGACCAAAGTGCGGACCAGCGTTACGGCTTCCCGCTCGCCGCTGGAGCAGGCGCCACATCCCGCACCAGCAGATCGGGAAAGCGCACCACCCCCGTCTCGGGCACCGCCTCCACCCAGCGCTGCCCGCTGACCCGGACCTCGACCCGCCCCGGCGGCAACGTCAGGAAACCGTAGTGCCCGCCGCCGTCGGTCAGCGTGCGCGCGACGACCCGGCCCTCCTGCACGGCCTCGACGACCCGGCTCCCCGGCACAGCGGTGCCCACGACCCGGCCGGCCAGCCCGCGCACGGTGGGCGGCTTGCCCTTCCAGGCGACCGGGGTGGCGAGCGCGCCGCCCGGCGCGGTGAGGGCGCTGCGAATCGCCTCCAGCCCCTGGCCGGTGCTCTGGCGGGTGCCGTACACGTCCAGGGTGGGCGTGCGGTACGAGTAGCCCACCCAGCCCAGGCCGGAGGCCACCGTGCGCGTCGCCTGCGCGGCAGTGATCCCGGGCGGGTTGAGGTACAGGGCGGTGCCGCCCGCGACCTCGCTTCCGGCGCGCACGCTGGCGGCAAAGGCGTTCCAGCCGTCCAGCCACGCGCCCTGCTCGCCCACGCTGTCACGCTTGTAGTTCATCAGAACGTTGAGGTCGAGGTAGCCCTCACGCATCCAGGTCGGCCAGTCCTGAAGCACGTCGGCGTAGGTGCGCGAGCGGCGAAAGGCGGCGAGGTCTCCCGGCGCGGGCGGCGCCCCGTAGGTGATGGTCGCCGCACTCACCCAGGCGGTCGGGCGAATGGCCTTGACCTCCAGACTGACGCGGCGCACCAGGGCCGTGACCTGCTCGCGCTTCCAGGCCTGCCAGCGCGGATCGGAAGCGGCGGGGGTGCCTTTGGTGCCGCTCTCGGCGCGGTAGCGCGCCAGCGTCTTGGGGTCGTAGCCCCAGGCGCCGCCGTCGGGGTAGCGGATGCGGTCGAGCTGCACCCCGTCGACCGGATAGTTGCGCACCAGGCTGACCACCGACTCGACCATGTGGTCGGCGGCGGCGGGAATCGCCGGGTCGAGCCAGCCGTCGGCGCCCTCCAGCCAGGAGCCGTCGGGGCGCCGCGACATCCACGACGCGGCGCCCGACGCCGGGCCGTGCAGCCGCGACACGTGTTTGGGGTGGGTGTTGGGCACCCGGGCGTTCACCCCGCCCGTCACGCTGACCCAGGCGATCACCCGCATCCCGCGGGCGTGCGCCAGCCGGGTCACGATGGTCAGCGGATCGAAGTTGCGCTCGAAGTCGCGGTCGGTGATGTGCGGCACGCTGCCCCGCAGGCACAGGCAGTCGCCCCGCCGCACCGCCTGCACGAAGAGGGTGTTCACGCCCAGCGCGGCGGCGTCCTCGACCGTCTGCGCGACCTGCGCCCGCGTCTTGAGGCCCGGCCCGAAGGCGTCCACCCACAGCCCGCGCACGGTGCTGATGGGCGCGGCCGGAACCGGAGCCGGCTGCACCGGCGCGGGCAGGGCCGGACCAGGCGGGACTGGGCTGGGCAGGACTGGGCTGGGCAGCGGGAGCGCCGGTGCACCGGGAGCGGGGACCGGGGGACCCAGGACGGGAGGGTCCGTCACCGGGGCCATCACCGGAGGCACCGGCGCCGGAGCCGTGAAGGCGGGCGGGGCAGGCTCCACCGGGGGCGGAGCCGGAGCGGACGCCCCGGCCAGCACCTGGAGCGTGAGAACCAGCAGCGGGACCGAGCGCGAAAGGAAGGAAGTCTTCACGGTATGCGGGCAGGGTACCGCAGGGCCACAGGGTCCAACGTGAAGCGCCCGCCTCACCCGCCTGGGGGGGAGGAAAGGAAGTTGCCAGCCTAGGCCGTCTCGTCCTCGGGGTCGTCGGCGGCAGCGGCGGCGGGCGGAGGATTGCGGTTCTTGCCGATCTCGCGCACCCGGCCCGAAAAGCGGCCCTTGATCTCCTCGTACATCGGGTGGGCGCGGATGTCGCCGGGACGGCCCGCCGGGGGAGCGGTCACAGCGGCGGCGGCCGCCTGGGCCTGCGGCTGGGGGCGGGGGGAGGGCGCCGGGCGGGCGGGAACTGCCGCCGCGAAGGGCGCGTCGTCCAGGGTCGGCGCCCCGCCCTCCACCGCC encodes:
- a CDS encoding flavin reductase family protein produces the protein MTDPVHEGIPPYEFRQTLGRFASGVTVITAQDGGERRGMTASAFVSVSLTPPLILVSVDHRAQMHGLLGREDVTRFGVSVLSLAQRHLSDHFAGRPGPEEAVPWFTHEGLPLIGGSVAQLVCRKQQVIPAGDHTLYLGLVEYARYTDDDPLVYFRGQYHELG
- a CDS encoding ABC transporter ATP-binding protein — translated: MTRRLYGLLTPYRRTVGLGLMLLVGSVAAELYPPLVWIRVVDQGIPARDWTLIGGQLALLVGVFGLQQLLSAWRGLLLERAGQQLTLDLRLSVYRKLQGQSASYFEAQRTGDLIARVTGDVDALQDVLVRGTDAVLANALRLIGVVAIFIALQPLLGVLVTLPMLAVALMLRRYARTVRPAYRAARTRLGDLTALIADRLAGVRVVQGSAREGTEERKVAALAGELYAEQVKAVVLRNRAFPLARFVANFGNVLMLGGGAWLILAGQFTLGGLLAYRGYGRYFYGPIDDLVNIGDLLQRAEASGRRVFEVLDAPVAVAESPGAQPLPEPARGEVRFEGVTFGYDPARPVLRDVTLTLPAGQRVAVLGASGAGKSTMLSLVPRGHDPLEGRVLLDGVDVRDLTLASLRTHAAAMPQDTCLFHDTVLENVRYARPDASPQEVEAALEAAYALEFVRALPQGLDTLVGERGVRLSGGQRQRLAIARTLLARPTVLLLDEPTSAVDAESEAVVVAALGRLMRGRTALIVTHRLSLARTSDRVLVLDGGRIVEDGPPDVLRARGGAYAALERAARGLDGTLPGEWPDDLSLPAEPLLRLPSDS
- a CDS encoding GGDEF domain-containing protein, whose amino-acid sequence is MHAEPGTADAHRRGRARGGAETGQPAAPPTGDFSIFTPGYVRSLDRAFRRIFPAMGVAELLRAALEWQAHPLDAWLNAAFGAVFLAGALGLRLHRSALTVIRGAFLLACAVALSFYVLSYALLPPGLAAAETGYVLAGHYMYLLYVLMLLCWLLFPPPWASRVALTLLLASLLLGLLASGLALSEGRATLTGVLNYGLHHALVGGSLYVLLGVFTAVYARQARLERDRARLSRDALTDPLTGLANRRAFDAALEREVQASHAPGRPLSLVTLDVDHFKAVNDTHGHDAGDRVLMELAALLRQQVRASDLPARWGGEEFAWLLPGAPAAAAVRTAERLRVAAGSHDFGCGRLTVSLGAATLRPGESGAELFARADGALYRAKQSGRNRVEVG
- a CDS encoding family 10 glycosylhydrolase, with the protein product MAPVTDPPVLGPPVPAPGAPALPLPSPVLPSPVPPGPALPAPVQPAPVPAAPISTVRGLWVDAFGPGLKTRAQVAQTVEDAAALGVNTLFVQAVRRGDCLCLRGSVPHITDRDFERNFDPLTIVTRLAHARGMRVIAWVSVTGGVNARVPNTHPKHVSRLHGPASGAASWMSRRPDGSWLEGADGWLDPAIPAAADHMVESVVSLVRNYPVDGVQLDRIRYPDGGAWGYDPKTLARYRAESGTKGTPAASDPRWQAWKREQVTALVRRVSLEVKAIRPTAWVSAATITYGAPPAPGDLAAFRRSRTYADVLQDWPTWMREGYLDLNVLMNYKRDSVGEQGAWLDGWNAFAASVRAGSEVAGGTALYLNPPGITAAQATRTVASGLGWVGYSYRTPTLDVYGTRQSTGQGLEAIRSALTAPGGALATPVAWKGKPPTVRGLAGRVVGTAVPGSRVVEAVQEGRVVARTLTDGGGHYGFLTLPPGRVEVRVSGQRWVEAVPETGVVRFPDLLVRDVAPAPAASGKP
- a CDS encoding CobW family GTP-binding protein, whose amino-acid sequence is MTPSGARPDDRIPVLVIGGFLGAGKTTLVNHLIRSLPHRLGVIVNEFGQAGVDGSLIERLQDDVTELTAGCLCCTGRDDLLRALVTTSMREQKPDAVLVELSGVADPTPVLTTLLERSVRAAFRVTTLVAVVDARHVLQTLREHPEAARQLAYANVIVLNKTDLADPVRLGHAEDVLRGVNPLARMVRVERGQVDAGALLARDDFDPRVLEGAEPVRHTPGLTSFSLRSDTPLDPYRWQRFMTGHILTRPAEVLRVKRRLSLHGYPHPVLFQAVRDLFTADAWEGEPGASELVFIGRGLDRAEYEAAWAGCVAERA